From the Chanodichthys erythropterus isolate Z2021 chromosome 9, ASM2448905v1, whole genome shotgun sequence genome, the window TGCTGTTACACTGCGCGTCCTTACACCACATGTATCAATTTACGTCTATTGTATCAAACCCTTCATGATGGACAGTAAACCAAAAGTATTTGCTTTGGCTACTAATGACCCACTTCACAGTAGGTGCAATTTCCACAGAACAACatgataattaaacaataaaccgTTTTGCACTGTATATGGAGAGCTACCATGACTTTTTATGACTGGTCAGATTCAGCATTCAAAAAGTAGGCATTTGTTTTGATCTACATTCGCCCTCTAGTGGAGAAACACCTAAGAGCAACACTCGTCACAGCCCTTCAAGAGCGCGTCATAGAGCTTCAACCAATCAGCTCGCAGATCAACAGCACCTGCCACCCAATCAGCGCTCACATCAACAGGAACTGTAACAATGGAGGCGAGCATGAAGCCCGTGGGTGTGTGACAGCATGTCAACGACAAATCAAGCACAAATCCCCTAATTTCATAATGCACGGTTTCTGAACGGACAATTAACTGTTATCCGTGTGAAATCGACAAAATGGCTTCGTGGTCGGAGAAAATGCTTCAACTCCTGCGTCGAATGAATAACTTTCATTTACCAGGTGGGGAAATCTACTGAAAAATCATATGACAGAACAATCCAAATGCATGTGATCCAGAAGTCATGTATGggtcaattcatttttttattgatctgtaaaatacatcaaaaatcAATTCATACTGATTGCAGTTTATGAATTATAAGATTATAAAGAGTAAAGACTTAATGACTcgaaaatgtatttgtaaacaattttttttaaaatgtaaaaaaaccctcagaaataattacatttgaaatatttttatatatcttaacacttttttaatgttatgtaCACTTACCTTCAAGGTGCaagtaaaataatttattactttatttgtgttgtttatCATTGACTGATATACACTACatgtaaaatgcatttatttatttgatgtcAACACATTCTTTTATTCCAGGTTCTAGTTTAGAGAGCTGTCTGCGTTTTGAGGTGGCTGGAGAACAGGTTGGATGGATTCCTCCAAAAGTAGCATCAATTCTTATGTGTTTTCCGTCTGTCTTCAGACCATATGGGAGCGCTATAACCTTTTGCTCCAGTGTTGACACTTTTGAGAGCAGATCAGTGGCTGTGGATGAGGTGTTGCAGGAGCTGAGGAGAGAGGCATCATTCACCTGTCTTATAGGCTGGAGAGATGAGGTGAGACATCTCTGGTACTTGCTAGATAATTACCCATCTTCAGCCTTATtccctaaagggttagttcacccaaaaatgaaaattcagtcattaatttctcaccctcatgtcgttccacacctgtaagacctttgttcatctttggaacacaaattaagatatttttgatgaaatccgatggctcagtgaggcctgcattgccagcaagattaATACTTGTcaagaaagctactaaagactaaggctgggcgatatatcgcatgtgattgtcacgcgcatttcgtcagtaaagccggttccctgattgctgcgaaatcgccatcacctgctttcaaatggagcgccatttaatagaaagagccgtagatcactgacaagctacgcaatatcgcgttcattatcgaaggcgattcatctgcgatatgaacgtgatattgcgtagcttgtcagtgaactacagctctgtctattaaatggcgctccatttgaaagcaggtcgCATGTGATGTATCGCCCAGacctactaaagacatatttaaaacagttcatgtgactacagtggttcaaccttaatattataaagtgacgagaatactttttgtgcaccaaaaaaacaaaatagcaacttcactcaacaatatctagtgatgggtgatttcaaaacactgcttcatgaagcctcgaagctttacgaatcttttgtttcgaatcagttgtTCGGAGCACATATCAAACTTCCagagtcacgccccccagtggtgaactactgaaatttcaaaacacttatgacaatacgaagcctcgtttactgaaatcatgggattttggtgctctgaaccactgatttgaaacacaagatttgtaaagcttcatgacgcagtgttttgaaatcgcccatcactagatattaaggaataaagttattttgttatcaaaaatatctttaaaaaaatatcttaatttgtgttccaaagatggaCGAAGgtcttggaatgacatgagggtgagtaattaatgacagaattttcatttttgggtgaattaaccctatAAGCATTTATGTGTCAGTTCCTTCCATTGTCAATAAATAAGCaatatttttgattttcaaGAGACATGAGTTTCATcatattatgctattttaattttgttttagaggtttcctacaataggtttacatgcatcctaggtcgaaaaactttaattttaatatacataatatacattgcagcatcacctcTTTTTTCATTATGTCTGAAATTGTTCAAGAAAGGattcggtctctctaaacccctcctttccgagagcctgctctgctctgattggtcaggtggcccagtctgttgtgatttaCATTCACAAATAGCTATTACACACTTCGTGAAAGgaatatctgaaaaagcataatagagacaatttaaataaaaataaaaccgaGAATAATTTACTACAGgggcttttttaaaaatttttattACCCTGTTTCATATTTATCTGAGTGCATTTCTTTTCAGCAATACGCTGTGATGCCCAGGTATTGCGACCCTCCACTGATGTATATGGAGAGAGCAGCTACAAGtatgttaataaaatattaatttcatgCATCTACTTTGTCACAGACCAAGTGACACTTTATAAATAATGGTCAAACACAGGTCTGTTTGGAGTGAAACGGTACGGCGTCCATGTCAATGGCTACACTCGGGATTCAAGTGGCAATCTTAATATGTGGCTGGCACGACGATCTCTGACCAAACAGACGTATCCAGGAAGACTGGACAACATGGTAATTTATTAATACACAAATTAATCAAGAAGTGCCACACACCAAACTTTTAACACTGGTTGAGCAAGAAGTCGGACTGCTCAAACACACTtctgtttaaaggtgctaaagaggatgttttgttttataaatgtttgcaatattacttaaaactgtctttactaactgataaaagactatttattaggtgcactgaaaggaatattattaatatacatcatctgtgcacgaggtagggccttaaaaacatcagccaatcgtttatgcgatcatcgcgtaaacgattggccctctggcttgtcaatcactaccatgacgttccttgtgagtgtttacgagttttgggaggcgttccttcgaaggaggggggttgttcttgcgcatgcgctcatttcagaaactcagtaacagtctttggtttctcagtcgacgaaaagatcctctttatcgcctttaaatgtttggggtcagtaaaacatttttgtaaagaaagtaatagttttattcagcaaggatgtattaaattaatcataagtgacagtaaagtcatttataatgttacaaaagatttctgtttcaactaaatgctgttcttttgaactttaatattcatcaaatcagcatattagaatgattactAAAGGCttatgtgacaatgaagactggagtaatgatgctgaaaatcacatgaataaattacattttaatacatattaaaatagacaagttatttttaattgtaatgttatttcacaatattactgtttttttttccagtctTGGTGTtcatgaaacttcttttaaaaacaataaaaaaactcaaacttttgaatacttgtgaataaagtaattaatatataaacatattaagAAGTAAATACTGTAGATAAAGACTGCAAAATTGTAATTATGTGCTATAAATTACTGCTGTCTTTTAGAAGTAAATTAGCATATAGATGACCTCAAAGCTAACAAACGACCATAAATCTCCCATTTTGATTTAATAGGGTCTTGGGTTTGATTTATAAAGGATTTGATTTATCACTCAGGCGGCTGGAGGACTGGCAGCAGGCTGTAGTGTAAGGCATACCTTGGTAAAAGAGTGTGAAGAGGAGGCCTGTATCCCTCCAGGTCTGGCAGAGCAAGCGCGTCCGGTAGGAACTGTGAGGTGATAAtccatttttttcatttcaatcCCACTACTTCGCTTAGGTCATCGAAAATAATTTAGAACCCATTTCAAAGCAATTGGTAACTGGTGATTTTTAAGATTAAAGAAGATGCATGTCGCAGTGTTTTTCTATATAAATCCTTTCCCAGATACCAGGGTAGATATAAACTCTCTAAACTCTGATTAATACAGCAGAAATGCTAGAAATAGCTTCCAACTGGCAGGCTTCCAGAGAAATATTCTGAACGCCCAAAGGAAGATGACCAGAATTCAAGATGTTTCTGTGATCAAAGACATAAATGCCTGTTGTCGCAGGCATCATTTCTGCCTGGAAACTGTTTACTATGTTTAGCTAAATTGAAAGAGATGCTGCGATCTCGAATCTTCAATTCATGCTTCACTCTGTCTCTGTTCTCTGTAGCTACACCTACGAAGATGACGAAGGAATATTTCCTGAGTGTCAGTTTGTCTTTGATTTAGAGCTGCCTCTCAATTTTCAGCCTCACATTGGAGACGGAGAAGTGCAAGCATTTTACTACTATCCAATTGAGAAGGTGAAGGCATCCCATTGATTTTAGATTTGAATGCTATGTGATGTATCTTATAGAAGATAAGCTGTACAAGTTTTCTTTGACATAGATGTCATTTCACATGTAATAAATTACGTCGATCAGGCATAAGATTATGACCACTGaaaggtgaagtgaataacattgattctctcttcatcacggcacctgttagtgggtgggatatattaggcagcaagggaacattttgtcctcaaagttgatgtgttagaagcaggaaaaatgggcaagtgtaaggatttgagcgagtttgacaaaagccaaattgtgatggctagacgactggatcagagcatctctaaaactgcagctcttgtggggtgttcccagtctgcagtggtcagtatctatcaaaagtgatccaaggaaggaacagtggtgaaccggcgacagggtcatgggagGCCAAAGCTCATTGATGTACATGGTCagtgaaggctggcccgtgtgatctgatccaacagacgagctactgtagctcaaattgctcaagaagttaatgctggttctgatagaaaggtgtcagaatacacagtgcatcacagtttgttgcgtatggggctgcatagccgcagaccagtcagggtgcccatgctgacccctgttcactgccgaaagtgccaacagtgggcacgtgagcatcagaactggaccacggagcaatggaagaaggtggcctggtctgatgaatcacattttcttttacatcacgtggatggccaggtgcttacctggggaacacatggcaccagggtGCACTGTGGCAAAAAGGCAAGCCGGcggtggcagtgtgatgctttaggcaatgttctgctggaaaaccttgggtcctgccatccatgtggatgttactttgacacgtaccatcTATCTACCATCTATCACGTACcagcctctttcagcaggataatgcgccctgccacaaagcaaaaatggttcaggaatggtttgaggagcacaacaacaagtttgaggtgttgacttggcctccaatttccccagatctcaatccaatcgagcatctatgggatgtgctgaacaaacaagtccgatccatggaggccccacctcgtaacttacaggacttgaaggatctgctgctaacatcttggtgccagataacacagcacaccttcaggggtctagtggagtccatgccttgacgggtcagggctgttttggcagcaaaagggggaccaacacaatattaggaaggtggtcataatgttaatgcctgattggtgtacatgcaaaaaaataaaagatttcAGCAGCTGTATTTGATGGGACATTTctatataaatgaaaaatttgTGTGGTTTCCTACATTAAGCGGTGGCACATCTTAACCCCATTCTCCCCTATCTGATGTGTTGTTCTCAGGTGAAAGATCTCCTGGTCAGTGAGGAGTTCAAGCCAAACTGTGCCATGGTGGTTCTGGACTTTCTCATCAGACATGCCATCATTGAGCCAGACTCAGGTTTGGTGTCAGATCACCTGGTCAAATTTGATAGTATGTTGTTTATgtacttttttatgtaaactttAACATGAGAAAGGCTGTAACTTGCGTTTCCTCTCATTTCAGAGCCCTATTATCACGAATTTGTGGCTGGATTACACAGATCACTGTAAAGACCGACTGGTGATGTGCAACTGGTCAACTTGCAAAagtttagtatttattttatctaCCTCTGCTTTTAACTCCTTGCATTGTCAGCATGTGTACTGGTGAAGAAATTAGGTATTTTATGCAAACGTCAACTGGAGAAGAGACAAAATAAAGACCCAAGAAAAATTACCCtataagaatttatttttcaataCATTTCAAACGAGTCTGTGGAAATCCAAAGATGCACTGGTATACAAAAGATAATTGATGCATCAAAGGCTCTTTTTTTCCCTTAGAATGAAATGCAGAATCTCTTCTAAGAAATTACTTGCATTTAATAATATGGCATTAAACAGCTCTTTCAAAATCACATTTCGCTACGTTTTTCcttctttatttcttttaaaacttttaaattctAAGATACTAGAATTTGTAAAATACGCAAAAAAGATATAGTATAAGCCAGTagaatttcacaaaaaaaaaaaaagaaaacatacagTACAGGAGAAAAAGATgagaataataaaaagaaaacaaatggaGTGAAATGGAGGGAGTTTCTCATTTACACA encodes:
- the tpk2 gene encoding thiamin pyrophosphokinase 2 isoform X2 — translated: MASWSEKMLQLLRRMNNFHLPGSSLESCLRFEVAGEQVGWIPPKVASILMCFPSVFRPYGSAITFCSSVDTFESRSVAVDEVLQELRREASFTCLIGWRDEQYAVMPRYCDPPLMYMERAATSLFGVKRYGVHVNGYTRDSSGNLNMWLARRSLTKQTYPGRLDNMAAGGLAAGCSVRHTLVKECEEEACIPPGLAEQARPVGTVSYTYEDDEGIFPECQFVFDLELPLNFQPHIGDGEVQAFYYYPIEKVKDLLVSEEFKPNCAMVVLDFLIRHAIIEPDSEPYYHEFVAGLHRSL
- the tpk2 gene encoding thiamin pyrophosphokinase 2 isoform X1, which encodes MASWSEKMLQLLRRMNNFHLPGSSLESCLRFEVAGEQVGWIPPKVASILMCFPSVFRPYGSAITFCSSVDTFESRSVAVDEVLQELRREASFTCLIGWRDEQYAVMPRYCDPPLMYMERAATSLFGVKRYGVHVNGYTRDSSGNLNMWLARRSLTKQTYPGRLDNMAAGGLAAGCSVRHTLVKECEEEACIPPGLAEQARPVGTVSYTYEDDEGIFPECQFVFDLELPLNFQPHIGDGEVQAFYYYPIEKVKDLLVSEEFKPNCAMVVLDFLIRHAIIEPDSGLVSDHLVKFDKPYYHEFVAGLHRSL